In the Candidatus Hydrogenedentota bacterium genome, CAGATTGAATTGCCTTACCTCACTGAAACAGGATGAGCATTTTTTGGGAGTACTGAAATGACTACTTATCCCTTTGGATTACAACTTTATTCGGTTCGGGATCAACTCCAACAAAACCCCGGACAAGGATTGACACGTGTCAGGGACGCCGGCTATACCCATGTCGAGCTTGCGGGTATGTACGGGCTCGCACCGCTGCAATTAAAGGTATTGTTGGATGGTGCCGGTCTGACGCCCATAAGCATGCATGTACCCTATGAAGAATTAACCGGGCAATTAGATCAAGTACTTAAGGCGGCCTCCATCCTCGGCGTTTCCTATATTGTGGTGCCTTGGCTGGGCGCAGAAAGCTGCGCCGATAAAGACGCCTGGCTCAAGGCCATTGATGCCATGGACAAAGCAGGCGCCGTGATAGCCCGGGAAAACACTACCCTTTGCTATCATAACCATGCCCATGAATTTGAAAGCTTAGACGATACAACTATTTTTGAACTGATTTTCGACAACAGCGCTCCGGAAAATCTAAAATGTGAATTGGATCTCGGATGGGCTGTTGTGGCTAAGGCAGCCCTTTTGGAACTGTTAAAGAAACTCACGGGCCGTGTTCCCTTAGTACATGTAAAAGATTTCAAAAGTGTGGTTCCCCCCGCTTTTACGGAATTAGGAAAGGGCGTGATATACTGGGAACCAATACTGGCGTCCGCGCGGGATGCCGGTGCGAAGTGGTTTATCGTTGAACAAGACGAATCAGAACAAGATACCATTGAAAGTTCTCGGGAGAATGCCCTGTTTATGCGATCACTGAATGCGCAATAATGGTGCTTTCGGAACACGACGGACAGTTAGCTCATGAAACGACCAAAGACTCAATCCCTTTTTGCAAGACCCTATACCGACGCCTTACTTTGTGTAACGCTGTGTATTATTCTTTTCGGATGCGGACAGACCTCGCGAATCAAGGGAATCACTACCGATGTGAGCGGCGCAGAGTTGCCGGGTGTCGTGATACGGGTAGTCGGCACTGCTCATGAAGGCTTTTCCAATGCCAACGGCGCTTACTCCTTTCGCAGTCTGCCCGGAGAATTAGAGTTGGAAATTTCGAAAACGGGATATGCACCCGTCCACCGCAGCATAACCGCGCCTTCTTTAGGCGTTTTCAATATGGACCCCATCCAGCTTTGGCCGCTGCCCCCTGCCGAAGGCGTGTACACCTTCTACCGCTACCACTATGAGGCGACAGAAAGACCCCGTGCCAATCGCTACCTTGTCGAAAATGAAGGGATTGCTTTTGGCACACCGGTTGAGCCCGGCATCGTTATTCCCTATGCCGATCCGAAAAGCAATCCTGAACTCAATCCGCCCCGCCTTATAGCGCATCGTATGCCTGTTTATGACGCTCGTTTCTGCCGGCTTCGAAAAGTTAAAGCAACGGCGGCACAATCGACCTCGGTCAAAGCCAAAGACAATAAAAACAAAAAACTTTCCTACACGGAAGATGTTTGGGTTGCCGATGAATCCATACCCCTTATTTCTACGCCCTTAGATGAACCGGAGCGGTTGTTGATGGAGTTGTGTCCGACCATGCCCCTGGAACCGGGAGCCTATGCCATTCACTGGGGCGCTTTGGATGGATACGACAGCATCGATCATCGCGCCTTCCTCTTTTCAGTAATCGAAGAAAACGAGGAAGAGGACAAGGAGAATGAAGAAGGAACGGATGACGAGGGGACGCAGGAAAAAGACGGGGCTCCAAAAAAACAATAACGATTTGACAGAAAAGAAGGCTTAAAAAGCAGAAAACCAAACCCGGACAGGGCTAAAGAATAGAGCCCTTTTTCTGCATCATATAGACGCTTTAACTTACAGGAGAACAATTCATGGCTGCTATTTTGGACTTCAAAGAAAAACCTTCCTTATTCAGTGCATACAAAAATCTCTTTGCACCGGGAAGAGCCAAATATGCCGGACTCGACGAATTACCCAAAACCGAAGCGCATTGGAAAGGCGCCACAGAAACGCCGGATAAAATACAAGCCTACCGCGAAGCCTGCGGTTTTGAAAATGATGGTTTCTTACCCCTCTTATATCCCCATGTGCTTACCTCCGCTATGCATATCCACATGCTCGCCAACAAAGCCTTCCCTATCTCCGCCTTTGGCGCCGTTCATGCACGGAATCACATTTTGCAACGTCGCAAAATAGAAGAAACGGAAACAGTTGATCTTGTCTGCGCAATGGGGGAAGCCCGTATCCTGAAGCCGGGACTTGAAGTAGACATTACGACCACGGTCTTGGTTGATGACACACCTGTATGGGAAAGTATCAGTGCTTATCTTTTCCGGGGCAAAAAATTTGGTGATATCGGAGAAGCAGTGAATGTAGCAACTTTTGATGATATGGATGAACCGGGCATCAATGCGGAATGGCACGTCCCCAAAGATATGGGCCGCCGGTATGCCAAAATTACAGGGGACTATAATCCGATCCACGTCTCTAAAATAATGGCCAAAATATTCGGCTTCAAACGGGATATTATTCACGGTATGTGGGCACTGGCGAAAAGCGTATCTCATTTGCCGGATAAGGGTGATGCAGTTCGCCTTGATGTCGCTTTCAAAGGCCCCGTATTCATGGACAGCGACTGTTTTTTGAAAGGACAAGAATCTGATACGGATTGCCGTTTTGATCTTTTTTGTGGTAAAAATCCGCGCCCCTCTATTGTTGCTTCCTTACGCAAAATAGAGGGAACGGACTCCTTATTATCCTGAGAAAGTGAATGAAATGACACAGTTTGAATACACCATCGGCAAAGAAGTCGACCTCAAAGCAGAATGGGAAAAGACCTTGGAGGATCCCGGGTTACATTCCAACTTCATTCTGAAAACTATGTATGCCGTGATGGATCTGTTTTACGGAAAAAAACGAGAGTTAGAAAAATTTATGGTGCTGGAAGTCTTGGCACGCTACCCCTATATCGCTTGGGAGCTGGGCTCGTATTTGCGGCTGTCACGTAAATTCACGAGCCGCCGCTATCCGGAAAAAGAGATGACTGACCTGGCATGGAATCATATCGAATTGGGGCGTGAGTCTCAGGATAATGAGCAATGGCATCTCTTCATCATCACAGACCTCATGCGCCAACAGGGTATCAAACCCAAGTTCATAAAACATTTTGCCTTACCGCGCATGATGGCCTTTGGCTACTATTGCCTGACGCGCTTCATGTACCGTTTTACCCCTGCTCTTTCCTTTGATATGAATGCACGGTTCGAGAGCCACGCCGAGCGCGAATACGCTAAGGCTGTGCAAGATCATCCCGAATGGGAAGACACGCCTATTGATACGGTCTATTTTGAATACTATCCGAAGGTGGAGACCCTTGCCGACTTGTTCCGTCGTATCAGTCTTGACGAACGGGATCATAAGTTTTCCTCTTGGGAAGCCTATGAAAAATTAACGGGCAAACCTTTTAAACCCTAAGGCTTGATGCGCAAAAAGAAATAGGCGCCAAAAACATACTACGGTTTTCAACGTTCCGTTGACAGCAAAATTTAGAGCGGGAGACAAACACACGCTAATGGGTGTCTGTCTCCCGCTCCATTGTGAAAGGGAATGTTATGAAACCGAATTAAATCCCAAAAACATCCATGGAAGTTATCATCCAATTGTCCCCTTCTTTTTTGCAGGTGACTTCAAGGGTGATGCTTCCGAAAAATCCTTCTATATCGACAGGATACAAGACTGCTTCTTCGTCGTCTAAGGTAATTTCTGTGTCGTCGGTGACAACCTTCACGTCATCCAGAAAACCACTTAATTTTGCCTCGTCTAAAAAGGATTTCAATTCTTCTTTGCTGCCGTATTCATAATGTTCGAAATCTTCAGACACAGCGTTCAACGCGCCGTCAATATCTTTGTCGGCTATTTTTTGCAGGAAGGCCGTCGCACTGTCCATGATGACTGCCTCTACATCTTCAACAGGAGCCTCTTCCTCTGCAGGCGCTTCTTCTTCAACAGCCGGCGCTGCTGCTTGTTGCGCTTGGTCAGGCATGATCACCTCAATACAAGGCGTCAATTCGGGTTCTCCGGAAAGTTGTTTCAAAAAGGCTTCCTTGGCCGCGTCCATGTCGCGCACCATAAGATATAACTTTGCGACCGATGCAGCGTCCATCAAATCGGCTGCCTCATTAACACTGGCCTGCTGTAAACGGACAATATTTAAATCGACTTCCATAAGCTCACGGGTCAATCCGGCGATAACACTATTACTTTCCTCTTTGTTGATGGCTGCCGTAAGTGCATCCACTTTCTCATCACGACGCTCCAGATAACTATCCATCAGGGAGCGGTACTCGCGATATCCCGACATGATATCCATGAGATCATAATCACTTAATCCCGCTTCGTTGGCAAACTGCATGAGCATTCCCAGCTCAAGTACACCTTCAGAGGCTGCGTCAGACTCAGCAACCACAATACCGGAACAGCCCAAAACCAAGGTTAATAAAACCACCACGTACTGTTTCATTCCACTTACTCCTTATTGTTTTATACATCCAAGACACTTAACAATCATGTATGTTATTGTACAGTATCTTCGGTTGCTTTTCTAGCCTTAGACTTGCAGAATACCGGCGAGGTTTCAACGTCCCAAAATAATGGAACTAAGATCACGCTGTTCGACCATGCACGCCGCGCCGGGGGCAACGCCGCAGCGAGCACAATTGAAAGGATCCGCATCCCGTTCCAATTTTTCCCTATACAAGGCAAAAAAGGTATAAGGATCACAAAACACCCAGTCATGTTCTCCGTGCCCTTCCAAGAGATCATGGTACACTTTTTTCATCATGCTCGGTGTTTGAAGTATCCATCGAAACACAAGGAATTCAGGCTTAGACGCTTTAGCAAAAGAAGCCATTTGCTCTGCAGCTTGGGCGGTATTGCCCGCTTTGGGATAAATATCAGCATGATGACGAATGAAAGGCGTTTCGCCCACTAATTTTTTCTCGAAGCCCAATTGCATGCCAACGCCGTCCGGTGAGAA is a window encoding:
- a CDS encoding sugar phosphate isomerase/epimerase produces the protein MTTYPFGLQLYSVRDQLQQNPGQGLTRVRDAGYTHVELAGMYGLAPLQLKVLLDGAGLTPISMHVPYEELTGQLDQVLKAASILGVSYIVVPWLGAESCADKDAWLKAIDAMDKAGAVIARENTTLCYHNHAHEFESLDDTTIFELIFDNSAPENLKCELDLGWAVVAKAALLELLKKLTGRVPLVHVKDFKSVVPPAFTELGKGVIYWEPILASARDAGAKWFIVEQDESEQDTIESSRENALFMRSLNAQ
- a CDS encoding carboxypeptidase regulatory-like domain-containing protein, producing MKRPKTQSLFARPYTDALLCVTLCIILFGCGQTSRIKGITTDVSGAELPGVVIRVVGTAHEGFSNANGAYSFRSLPGELELEISKTGYAPVHRSITAPSLGVFNMDPIQLWPLPPAEGVYTFYRYHYEATERPRANRYLVENEGIAFGTPVEPGIVIPYADPKSNPELNPPRLIAHRMPVYDARFCRLRKVKATAAQSTSVKAKDNKNKKLSYTEDVWVADESIPLISTPLDEPERLLMELCPTMPLEPGAYAIHWGALDGYDSIDHRAFLFSVIEENEEEDKENEEGTDDEGTQEKDGAPKKQ